A window of the Lolium perenne isolate Kyuss_39 chromosome 7, Kyuss_2.0, whole genome shotgun sequence genome harbors these coding sequences:
- the LOC127311539 gene encoding succinate dehydrogenase subunit 8A, mitochondrial, which translates to MIYRNWSLLSSTVVICGSVATAGLAGIFLFGGKEKFQGYLSREGERLRQQDRAIMGKN; encoded by the exons ATGATCTACCGCAACTGGTCCCTGCTCTCGTCCACCGTGGTCATCTGCGGCAGCGTCGCCACCGCCGGCCTCGCCGGGATCTTCCTCTTCGGCGGCAAG GAAAAGTTCCAGGGCTATCTTTCCCGTGAAGGTGAGAGGCTGAGGCAGCAGGACAGAGCCATCATGGGCAAGAACTAG
- the LOC127311538 gene encoding uncharacterized protein — MGACASKPKTVEGKAPQEEAPAQQTPKVAPDTTTVDSTDQVAADQTPEKVVVEEEPAVVVEEEPAVAAAPKEVPTADAVLVEEKAEATTPEKAIETKEEEVVQEKTVVEEEKPAASPVVVEEESAAPTVAEAAEEKPSAATVIIEENTTESIIKNVAEEKSGEEKVATQQS, encoded by the exons ATGGGTGCATGCGCCAGCAAGCCCAAGACCGTCGAGGGCAAGGCACCCCAGGAGGAGGCCCCCGCCCAGCAGACACCCAAGGTTGCACCCGACACCACCACCGTCGACTCCACTGATCAG GTTGCGGCTGATCAGACACCggagaaggtggtggtggaggaggagccagcggtggtagtggaggaggagccagcggtggcggcggcgccgaAGGAGGTGCCCACcgccgacgccgtcctcgtcgagGAGAAGGCTGAGGCGACGACTCCCGAGAAGGCGATCGAGACCAAGGAGGAGGAAGTCGTCCAAGAGAAGACCGTCGTCGAGGAGGAGAAGCCCGCAGCTAGCCCCGTCGTCGTGGAGGAGGAGAGCGCCGCCCCCACAGTAGCCGAGGCGGCTGAGGAAAAGCCTTCGGCGGCCACCGTCATCATTGAGGAGAACACCACGGAGTCGATCATCAAGAACGTCGCGGAGGAGAAAAGCGGTGAGGAGAAGGTGGCAACGCAGCAGAGCTGA